The stretch of DNA GGTCTCGGGGTCGAGGGTGAGCGCGTGCTCGAGCTGTGCGGTCATGACGGGTCCTTTCAACACAGGACGACGGGACTGAGGAGCGGGGACGGTGCGGCGCGGGCGCCGAGGAGCGCAGCGCCTGACCTCCGCTTGGGGTAGCGGATGACGTGGTGGCCGCCGTGACTGTCGGCGGATCGGTGAGCGTTCGCTAGGACACGCGGCGACAGCGACAGGCGCCACGACGAGCGCGGCGACAACGGGCCAGCGGAGACGTCGATGGGTACGCGGACATATAACTAGAGTAAGCCACTAGACATTGTTGACAACAATGCACCGCGATGAATTAAGTCGTCCCTGCGACGGAGCGCAGATCGCCCATCACCGCGAGTGGTGCGGCGTAGACCCGGTCCAGCAGCGCGGTGCCGGCCGCGAGCGCGAGGAACTCCTCGGCGCTCGGCGGCGCGATGACCTCGCCCGCGTCCTCGTGCGCCGCCGAGCGGGCCGCCACCTCCGCGAGGAGCGCCTCCCGCGCCGGCGGCACCCACAAGAACCCGGCCTCGGTCAGGATGAGGACCTCGGGGTTGAACAGATCCAGCAGATAGGCGACCGCGTGGCCGACGACGCGGGCCCGATCGATGAAGAGGCCGACGAGACGCTCGTCGCCCGCGCGGGCGAGCTCGGTCAGCTCGGTCACCAGCCGCGCGCGTACGCCGAGGTCGGCCGCACGGCGGATCAGCGCCTGCTCGGAGACGGCGGCCGGGAAGCACCCGGCACGCCCGCACGAGCACGGGTCGCACCAACCAGGGTCCGCGTCGACGGGGAGGTGGGCGAGGTTGCCCGACGCCGCCCGGCGACCCTGGTGGACCCCACCGTGGAGCGCGAACGAGGCGTCGACCAGGTTGCCGACGAACAGGTGCAGGATGCTCTCCCGAGCACGCGCGGCATGGGCACCGAAGAGCCGCTCGGAGCCCAGCAGGGCCCGGCCGTGGTTCTCCACGAAGGTCGGCAGGCCGGTCGCCGCCTGCAGGAGGTCGCGCAGCGGCACCTCGCGCCAGCCGAGCATCGGA from Nocardioides sp. BP30 encodes:
- a CDS encoding ROK family protein, whose amino-acid sequence is MVRLKPGEPRPSATTRRADLPRRRGSARGAVPDASILRAVLDHGPVARSNIARLTGTSAASVSGVSGSLLEAGLLREVPEAAGPPGYGRPHVPLDIEVGAQVVLAVHFAVAKATVAALDLRGRVLSSEEMPYDRPAAHDAVAAAAQRIHLLRARYGDRRVLGLGAAVGGWVDPERGVVVDNPMLGWREVPLRDLLQAATGLPTFVENHGRALLGSERLFGAHAARARESILHLFVGNLVDASFALHGGVHQGRRAASGNLAHLPVDADPGWCDPCSCGRAGCFPAAVSEQALIRRAADLGVRARLVTELTELARAGDERLVGLFIDRARVVGHAVAYLLDLFNPEVLILTEAGFLWVPPAREALLAEVAARSAAHEDAGEVIAPPSAEEFLALAAGTALLDRVYAAPLAVMGDLRSVAGTT